Part of the Nisaea sediminum genome is shown below.
CCCAGTTCTGGCCGAGGCTTTCGTAATAGATTTCCGCTGCCGCGACCGAGACGGCTATCGGTGTCGCGCTGGCATCCGGCCGCAGGCGCAGGTCGGTGCGGAAGACATAGCCGTCGGGCGTCCGCTCCTCCAGGAGCCGGACAACCAGCCGCGTCATGGTGACGAAATGCTTCTGCAGTTCCTCGACCCCGGCATAGGCCGGCAGCTCGTTGTCGTAGAACACGATCAGGTCGATATCGCTGGAATAGTTGAGCTCCTTCGCGCCGAGCTTGCCCATGCCGAGGCAGATCAGCCCGGAGCCGTCGAGGATGTCGCCCGGCCCGTCCGCGTCGAGCGGCAGCCTCCCGGCACGCGCCTCTATTCCGAGCGCGTGGCGCCAGGCCGCCGCGATGGCGATGTCGGCAAGCTCGCTCAGCGCGCCCGTGACCCGTTCCAGCGGCCAGACCCGGGTGATGTCGGCGATCGCCGTCGTCAGGGAATAATGCCGCTTGAGGACCCGCAGGGCCGACATCAGAGCGGTGGTGTCCATGGCGAGAGGATCCAGTGCCGCCGCACGCTCTTGCAGCCGGACTTCCATCGCATCCGGACCGTTTTCCAGAAGGTCCGCGGCGAATTCGATATCCCGAATCATGAGACGGGTGAGGTAGGGACTGTTTGCGAACAGCCCTTGTAACAGCGGCGTGCCATTCCGATGTTCGGCGAGTGCCGCAATGCGCGTGGCGAGAGCGTCTTCGCCCGTCAGCCCGGGCTGCTCGCACCAGCGCTCAAGCCCTATGCGGGCGGCCTCGCTGTCGGTGACCGTCGGAAAATAAGTGATTTGGTCCAGAAACACCGGTGCCCCCGCTGCAGTATTATCCGACGGAGGGTGCGCACCGGGACCGCCCGCGTCAACCGGGACCAACCGCGCTGTTCCGAGGATGTTCCGGCGTCGCCTCTTTGGCGTCGCGCGGTCCGGCGCCCTATGTTAAGCGGAATGACCCCGAGCCAAGAGTGCCCCGCGTGCTGAGAAGAACCACCAAGATCGCCCTGGAAGTCGTTGCCGCGGTTTTTACGGGCCTCGTCGTCCTCTCGGCTCTGGTGTTCTGGCGTGCCAGCACTCAGCCGATTCCACTCGAATTCTTGAAGGACCGCGTTGCCGCGGCGCTTTCGCCGGCGGATCTCGGGTCGGCGTCGATCGGCGAACTCCGGATGGAATGGCGCGGCTGGAGCCGGCTCTTCGAAGTGAGGGTCACCAGCCTCAAATTCGAGAACGAGGCGGGCGGCGTGATCCTCTTCGCTCCGTCGGCCGATATCGCTCTCTCCGGCCCGCGGCTCCTGCTTGGCGAGATCGCACCCGTGCAGATCGCGGTCGACCAGCCGGTTCTGAATCTCGAGCGCCGCTCCGACGGCACCTACCAGCTCTATGGCGCCGCCCCCGGTGACGGAGGGGCCATCGCAGGCGATCTCTTTTCCATCCTTCAGCAACCGACCGGAGACGGGGCTGCGGGGCTTGCCGGCCTGGAGCGGCTGGAACGGTTCCTGCTCCGGCGCGCGACCGTCCGCATGACGGACCACGCCGGCACGTTCGACAATCTCCGTCTGTCGGGCCTCGACAGTGTGTTTGCGAGGGAGCGCGACGGCTGGCGCGTGGAAGCCCGGGCCGACCTCACGCTCGGAGACGAGACCGTAGAGATCCGCGGTGACGGAAACTATTTCTTCCGCAGTCGGGAGCTCGACGGCTCGGTTCTGTTCCAGGGGTTGACCCCGGATCTGGTGCTGTCGAATCTGCCGCATTCCCCGGCGGATCTGGCCGTATCGAGCCGCCTCAGCGGCAGTATCGCCTTCTCGCTGGCGGACTTCCGCTCGCTTCTCAATGTGGACGTGATCGCCACCACGACAAAGGGAGAGGTTGCTTTCGGATCCGTCCTCCCGGCGCCGATCCCTTACGACAGCCTGCGCTTCCAGGTTGGCTACGACGCTCATGACGACGCTGTCACGCTGCGGAACTTCGTCCTCGAACGGGGCGGGATGACCGCCATGCTGAGTGGTTCCCTGCGCGATCTCGCGGCTCCCAAGCTGGAACTGCGGACCAAGGTCACCGGCATGCCGGTGGATGAGATCGAGGGGCTATGGCCCGCGGATCTCTTCGAACTGGCGCGGGACTGGACGACCGGCAACCTGCTGTCGGGAACCGTCACCGAGATGGTCGCCACGCTCGACGGGGATCTGGAGGTGGGCGAGAAGACCCGGCTGCGCGATGTGTCGCTCGAAGGCTTCATGAGCTTCGACGGCGTGACCGTGCATTACCTCCGGCCGCTTCCTCCCGCCCTGGATGTCGGTGGCCGCGCGACTTTCACGGAAAAACGTATCGATGCGGAGGTGACGAAGGGACATCTCGGCGACATCCAGCTGAAGCGCGCCGATGTTTCGCTGACGGGAATCCACACGGTCAGCGACGATTATGCGAGCATCGAGGCCGAAATCGACGGCCCGATCTCGGAAATTCTCCGCGTTCTCGATACCGAACCCTTCGGCTACGCACGCGCACTCGGTCTGGCCCCCGAGGAAGTCGGCGGGACAGGGCGCGGGATTATGCGGTTCGAGATGCCTTTGCTCAGGAAAATGACCTTCGAGATGGTCGACCTTCAGGCCAGCGGTCAGTTCACCGGGGTCTCGCTGCCTACCCGGACGACCCGGTTGCCGTTCGAGAACGGGACGATGACCCTGGACCTCGACAAGACCGGCATGCTGCTCGACGGAACCGGCGATCTATCCGGGCAGCAGGCACAGATCGCCTTTCTGCAATC
Proteins encoded:
- a CDS encoding YhdP family protein — protein: MLRRTTKIALEVVAAVFTGLVVLSALVFWRASTQPIPLEFLKDRVAAALSPADLGSASIGELRMEWRGWSRLFEVRVTSLKFENEAGGVILFAPSADIALSGPRLLLGEIAPVQIAVDQPVLNLERRSDGTYQLYGAAPGDGGAIAGDLFSILQQPTGDGAAGLAGLERLERFLLRRATVRMTDHAGTFDNLRLSGLDSVFARERDGWRVEARADLTLGDETVEIRGDGNYFFRSRELDGSVLFQGLTPDLVLSNLPHSPADLAVSSRLSGSIAFSLADFRSLLNVDVIATTTKGEVAFGSVLPAPIPYDSLRFQVGYDAHDDAVTLRNFVLERGGMTAMLSGSLRDLAAPKLELRTKVTGMPVDEIEGLWPADLFELARDWTTGNLLSGTVTEMVATLDGDLEVGEKTRLRDVSLEGFMSFDGVTVHYLRPLPPALDVGGRATFTEKRIDAEVTKGHLGDIQLKRADVSLTGIHTVSDDYASIEAEIDGPISEILRVLDTEPFGYARALGLAPEEVGGTGRGIMRFEMPLLRKMTFEMVDLQASGQFTGVSLPTRTTRLPFENGTMTLDLDKTGMLLDGTGDLSGQQAQIAFLQSFEDAAEIRRRTHVIVRPDVDKIAQLGLDMRRFARGEVELDATIQEPRDGDMRVDLVMGLQKTEFKVDELGWEKPAGAAGTFRAQIRARDDAVVAIDQFSVATADLAASGSVEFSDDTLRPTRFTIDQLQLGRTDLSGVIAADGAGGYTANVQGPFADLRKLVEKFDETEASSKVPLVVNARIDQVLIGKLEPMKDVTLLIENDGKGRFSLAANGVIGTEPADLLYSTASGTPHFDLSTQNAGNVMQAFEGFDSISGGRLVASGEMEEREGGRGWNVSLTVLDFDLVDAPVMAQLLSAVSITGLPAVVQGRGVHFDRLDVNMYVSDEKLVLDRLLAQGRSLGISASGEIDRIIDESDLTGMVVPAYVLNQILGSIPILGTLLTGGEGEGFLASEFTVKGPLQRPEVTVNPLTALTPGIFRNLFRLEDARPKDPEPAEPPVPDRSP